A region of the Aethina tumida isolate Nest 87 chromosome 3, icAetTumi1.1, whole genome shotgun sequence genome:
ACAAAAAGCAGACAAAACGTGGATTACTTTCCTTGGGTTACGGATACGGTGGTGATTACGACAACGGTTATTCCTTGGGTTCTGGTGGTCACGGACTTGAAGGCGGATACACTTTGGGAGGTGGACTCTCTTTTGGACATGGTCACTATGCTCCGATCGACTTGGGACACAGCACTGCCGTTGAAAAGACCATCACCGTTTTGAAGGGAATCCCTTACCCTGTCACTAAGCATGTGCCTTACCCTGTCACCAAGCACGTACCTTACCCAGTCAAAGTAGCTGTACCTCAACCATACCCAGTCGAGAAACCTGTCCCAGTGCCAGTTAAAGTACCAGTTAAGGTGCCGGTACCAGTGCCACAACCCTACCCAGTTGAGAAAATAGTACATGTTCCCGTCAAAGTACCAGTCGACAGGCCTTACCCAGTTAAAGTACTGGTACCCCAACCTTACCCAGTAGAAAAACCAGTTCATGTTCCAGTTAAGGTACTCGTACCACAACCCTACCCAGTTGAAAAGCAAGTACCTTACCCAGTTAAGGTACCAGTACATGTACCACAACCCTACCCAGTTATCAAACACGTCCCAGTCCCAGTCAAGGTACCAGTTGACAGACCAGTACCAGTACATGTCCCACAGCCTTATCCAGTGCATGTCATCAAGAAAATCCCAGTCCCAGTTGAAAAGCACGTGCCATACCCAGTTAAAGTACCAGTTGACAGACCAGTTCCATACCCTGTCGTCAAGCCAGTAGGCTATCCAGTCAAAGTACCAGTACCAGCCCCGTACCCAGTCGAAAAACCAGTACCATACCCAGTCGAGAAGCCAGTCCCATACCCATTCAAAGTGTACGTTGACAGACCAGTACCCGTCGAAGTCGAAAAGCACGTACCAGTACCAGTTGCTAAACCAGTACCGGTCCCAGTTAAGGTACCAGTCCTGGTCCCATACGAAAATCA
Encoded here:
- the LOC109598683 gene encoding uncharacterized protein LOC109598683; the protein is MKTIMKPLFLLFFLVLAVTAEEKKEDKKQTKRGLLSLGYGYGGDYDNGYSLGSGGHGLEGGYTLGGGLSFGHGHYAPIDLGHSTAVEKTITVLKGIPYPVTKHVPYPVTKHVPYPVKVAVPQPYPVEKPVPVPVKVPVKVPVPVPQPYPVEKIVHVPVKVPVDRPYPVKVLVPQPYPVEKPVHVPVKVLVPQPYPVEKQVPYPVKVPVHVPQPYPVIKHVPVPVKVPVDRPVPVHVPQPYPVHVIKKIPVPVEKHVPYPVKVPVDRPVPYPVVKPVGYPVKVPVPAPYPVEKPVPYPVEKPVPYPFKVYVDRPVPVEVEKHVPVPVAKPVPVPVKVPVLVPYENHHEHHYDHHY